In the Arthrobacter sp. CDRTa11 genome, AGTGCAACTTGTGGCTAACGGCCAGGCAGATATCGGGATCGCGGACGCCGTGCCAATCAGCCAGCAAATCGAAAAGGGCGCTCCTCTCGTCATCGTTGCAACAATGAATCAGGTGACCAACATTGCGATGCAGGTCATGGAATCATCTGGGATCAACTCTCTCCAGGATCTCAAGGGAAAAACCGTCGCTGTACCTCAGGGCAGTGCCCATGCTTTCCTTTTCCCGCTCTTTCTCGAAGCGAACGGCCTCACCGAGACGGACGTCACCATTTCGAATGTTCCCTTTGCGTCCATGCCGGCGGCACTACTCCAAGGAAACGTTGACGCAATCGTGGGGGGCCAAGACACTGCTGTTTCGCTCGAACAGCAAAACGCTAAGTTCAAGAACTTTTTGTTCGCTGACTACGGTGTCTCTCCTGTAGCACATTCAATATTCACCACCAAAAACTACGCCGAAAAGAACCCGGACGCGGTCAAGAAGTTCGTTTCCGCGAGCCTCATAGGCCTGTCTACTGCACGCGATAATCCCGAACATGCAGTAGCGGCCGTGAAACAGCTTCTGCCAGACTCTGTCGACGACACGGTACGCGCCGAACTCGAATTCCTGCTCCCCCTGTTGTGTGCTGCCGATGCAAACGTCATCGGCCGCGCGGAGGCCGCACACTGGCAGCAGAGTAACGAACTCTTGACGCGAGCCAAGCTCCTGCCTGCTCCCCTGGACATAGCCGAATCCGTCTCCTACGACTTCCTGCCCCCGGAGTCGGAACTGAAGAGCTGCAAGTAGAGAAAGGCACAGCAATGAACGACACGGCACTGCAAACAAGGGCGGCAGGTCTGCCCATATCGATAGAGGGCGTGGCCAAAACCTTCACCAGCCCAGCGGGCAAATCCTTTGAAGCGATCAGACCCGTTTCGATGGACGTAAACCCCGGGGAGTTCATTTCGATAGT is a window encoding:
- a CDS encoding ABC transporter substrate-binding protein, with product MQRGITKLAAAAIAAGAMMLTGCSAPSAGGNETPVRFQMHWSWSASTAGFAVAQADGLYKAAGIDTRIEQGTGSGTAVQLVANGQADIGIADAVPISQQIEKGAPLVIVATMNQVTNIAMQVMESSGINSLQDLKGKTVAVPQGSAHAFLFPLFLEANGLTETDVTISNVPFASMPAALLQGNVDAIVGGQDTAVSLEQQNAKFKNFLFADYGVSPVAHSIFTTKNYAEKNPDAVKKFVSASLIGLSTARDNPEHAVAAVKQLLPDSVDDTVRAELEFLLPLLCAADANVIGRAEAAHWQQSNELLTRAKLLPAPLDIAESVSYDFLPPESELKSCK